One genomic segment of Diceros bicornis minor isolate mBicDic1 chromosome 13, mDicBic1.mat.cur, whole genome shotgun sequence includes these proteins:
- the C1QA gene encoding complement C1q subcomponent subunit A: MAAPWNWMMVGVLAVSLASTVTQEVCRAPNGKDGVPGIPGRPGWPGLKGEQGEPGAPGIRTGVQGLKGDQGEPGPPGSPGNMGYPGPGGPLGTPGVPGLKGIKGNPGNLKDQSRPAFSAVRRNPPLGGNVVIFDTVITNQENRYQSNSGRFVCSVPGYYYFTFQVVSKWDICLSIVASGKDQVQRSLGFCDTNSRGIFQVASGGTVLQLQQGDQVWIEKDPNKGRIYQGSEADSIFSGFLIFPST, encoded by the exons ATGGCAGCCCCCTGGAACTGGATGATGGTCGGCGTGCTGGccgtatccctggcctctacggTGACCCAGGAAGTCTGCCGAGCACCGAACGGGAAGGACGGGGTCCCAGGAATACCTGGCCGACCCGGGTGGCCAGGCCTCAAGGGGGAGCAAGGAGAGCCGG GGGCCCCCGGCATCCGGACAGGTGTCCAAGGCCTTAAAGGAGACCAAGGGGAGCCTGGGCCCCCTGGAAGCCCTGGCAACATGGGCTACCCGGGGCCCGGCGGCCCCCTGGGGACCCCCGGCGTCCCAGGACTGAAGGGCATCAAGGGCAACCCAGGGAACTTGAAGGACCAGTCACGGCCGGCCTTCTCGGCCGTGAGGCGGAACCCGCCGCTGGGCGGCAACGTGGTCATCTTTGACACGGTCATCACCAACCAGGAGAACCGCTACCAGAGCAACTCGGGCCGCTTCGTCTGCTCCGTGCCCGGCTACTACTACTTCACCTTCCAGGTGGTGTCCAAGTGGGACATCTGCCTGTCCATCGTGGCCTCCGGGAAAGACCAGGTCCAGCGCTCCTTGGGCTTCTGCGACACCAACAGCAGGGGCATCTTCCAGGTGGCGTCCGGGGGCACCGTGCTCCAGCTGCAGCAAGGAGACCAGGTCTGGATCGAAAAAGACCCCAATAAGGGCCGCATTTACCAGGGTTCCGAGGCGGACAGCATCTTCAGCGGTTTCCTCATCTTCCCGTCCACCTGA